One genomic segment of Manis pentadactyla isolate mManPen7 chromosome 1, mManPen7.hap1, whole genome shotgun sequence includes these proteins:
- the AADAT gene encoding kynurenine/alpha-aminoadipate aminotransferase, mitochondrial isoform X2 gives MNYARFLTATSAAREPSAIRVLTEILSRAPRSLISLAAGAPNPSTFPFQAAVVTTHDGRAVRLDGARMARALQYSPSAGIPELLSWLKQLQVKLHNPPSIHYPASQGQMDLCVTSGSQDGLCKVFEMIIDPGDNVLLSEPVYSGILQIVARKYDFLIVEDDPYYFLQFTKPWAPTFLSMDIDGRVIRADSFSKVLSSGLRIGFITGPKPLIERVVLHTQVSTMHASTFSQVLVSELLHQWGEEGFLAHVERVTEFYRAQKDALLAAADRWLSGLAEWHVPTAGMFLWVKIKGISDVKQLIEEKAIKKEILIAPGNVFYTDSSAPSPYFRASFSSASPEQMGQAFQRLAQLIKESL, from the exons ATGAACTACGCGCGCTTCCTCACGGCCACGAGCGCGGCCAGAGAGCCTTCTGCCATTCGCGTCCTGA CGGAGATCCTGAGCAGGGCGCCGAGGTCGCTCATCTCCCTGGCCGCGGGGGCCCCGAACCCGAGCACGTTCCCCTTCCAGGCCGCCGTGGTGACCACGCACGACGGGAGGGCCGTGCGGCTGGACGGAGCGCGCATGGCGAGGGCGCTGCAGTACTCGCCCAGCGCCGG AATCCCAGAGCTGTTGTCCTGGCTGAAACAGTTGCAAGTAAAATTGCATAACCCTCCCAGCATCCATTACCCGGCCAGCCAAGGACAGATGGACCTGTGTGTTACGTCTGGCAGCCAAGACGGGCTCTGTAAG GTATTTGAAATGATCATTGATCCTGGAGATAATGTCCTCCTAAGTGAACCTGTTTATTCAGGAATACTTCAAATT GTCGCAAGAAAATACGATTTCCTCATAGTAGAAGATGATCCTTACTACTTTCTCCAGTTCACCAAG CCCTGGGCCCCAACATTTCTTTCCATGGACATTGATGGACGTGTCATCAGAGCTGACTCCTTCTCTAAAGTCCTCTCCTCGGG GCTGAGAATTGGGTTCATAACTGGTCCAAAACCCTTGATAGAGAGAGTTGTTTTACACACACAAGTTTCAACAATGCATGCCAGCACTTTCTCACAG GTTCTGGTATCAGAGCTTCTACACCAATGGGGAGAAGAGGGTTTCCTGGCTCATGTAGAGAG agtgACTGAATTCTATAGGGCCCAGAAGGATGCGCTGCTGGCAGCTGCAGACAGATGGTTAAGTG GTTTGGCAGAATGGCACGTTCCTACTGCTGGAATGTTTTTGTGGGTTAAAATTAAGGGCATCAGTGATGTAAAACAACTGATTGAAGaaaaagccattaaaaaagaG ATACTAATAGCTCCTGGGAACGTCTTCTACACCGACAGCTCGGCACCCAGCCCTTACTTCAGAGCGTCCTTCTCCTCGGCGTCTCCAGAACAGATGGGCCAG gcCTTCCAGAGATTAGCCCAACTTATAAAAGAATCTTTATGA
- the AADAT gene encoding kynurenine/alpha-aminoadipate aminotransferase, mitochondrial isoform X1 gives MNYARFLTATSAAREPSAIRVLTEILSRAPRSLISLAAGAPNPSTFPFQAAVVTTHDGRAVRLDGARMARALQYSPSAGIPELLSWLKQLQVKLHNPPSIHYPASQGQMDLCVTSGSQDGLCKVFEMIIDPGDNVLLSEPVYSGILQILKPLGCNIISVSSDEHGIIPDSLQEILSRWKPEDSKDPGRNTPKLLYTVPNGNNPTGNSLTADRKKAIYEVARKYDFLIVEDDPYYFLQFTKPWAPTFLSMDIDGRVIRADSFSKVLSSGLRIGFITGPKPLIERVVLHTQVSTMHASTFSQVLVSELLHQWGEEGFLAHVERVTEFYRAQKDALLAAADRWLSGLAEWHVPTAGMFLWVKIKGISDVKQLIEEKAIKKEILIAPGNVFYTDSSAPSPYFRASFSSASPEQMGQAFQRLAQLIKESL, from the exons ATGAACTACGCGCGCTTCCTCACGGCCACGAGCGCGGCCAGAGAGCCTTCTGCCATTCGCGTCCTGA CGGAGATCCTGAGCAGGGCGCCGAGGTCGCTCATCTCCCTGGCCGCGGGGGCCCCGAACCCGAGCACGTTCCCCTTCCAGGCCGCCGTGGTGACCACGCACGACGGGAGGGCCGTGCGGCTGGACGGAGCGCGCATGGCGAGGGCGCTGCAGTACTCGCCCAGCGCCGG AATCCCAGAGCTGTTGTCCTGGCTGAAACAGTTGCAAGTAAAATTGCATAACCCTCCCAGCATCCATTACCCGGCCAGCCAAGGACAGATGGACCTGTGTGTTACGTCTGGCAGCCAAGACGGGCTCTGTAAG GTATTTGAAATGATCATTGATCCTGGAGATAATGTCCTCCTAAGTGAACCTGTTTATTCAGGAATACTTCAAATT CTGAAACCCCTGGGCTGCAATATCATCAGTGTTTCCAGTGACGAACACGGGATTATCCCAGACTCCCTCCAAGAAATACTGTCCAGATGGAAGCCAGAAGATTCAAAGGACCCCGGGAGAAATACCCCCAAGCTTCTCTACACCGTCCCGAACGGGAACAACCCCACCGGAAACTCGTTAACGGCCGACCGCAAAAAGGCGATCTACGAG GTCGCAAGAAAATACGATTTCCTCATAGTAGAAGATGATCCTTACTACTTTCTCCAGTTCACCAAG CCCTGGGCCCCAACATTTCTTTCCATGGACATTGATGGACGTGTCATCAGAGCTGACTCCTTCTCTAAAGTCCTCTCCTCGGG GCTGAGAATTGGGTTCATAACTGGTCCAAAACCCTTGATAGAGAGAGTTGTTTTACACACACAAGTTTCAACAATGCATGCCAGCACTTTCTCACAG GTTCTGGTATCAGAGCTTCTACACCAATGGGGAGAAGAGGGTTTCCTGGCTCATGTAGAGAG agtgACTGAATTCTATAGGGCCCAGAAGGATGCGCTGCTGGCAGCTGCAGACAGATGGTTAAGTG GTTTGGCAGAATGGCACGTTCCTACTGCTGGAATGTTTTTGTGGGTTAAAATTAAGGGCATCAGTGATGTAAAACAACTGATTGAAGaaaaagccattaaaaaagaG ATACTAATAGCTCCTGGGAACGTCTTCTACACCGACAGCTCGGCACCCAGCCCTTACTTCAGAGCGTCCTTCTCCTCGGCGTCTCCAGAACAGATGGGCCAG gcCTTCCAGAGATTAGCCCAACTTATAAAAGAATCTTTATGA